GTCCTGGTACTCTCCCACCCAACCTGCAAGGATTGTGGGCAAACACAATTAGTACACCTTGGAATGGAGATTATCACTTGAACATTAATATCCAGATGAATTATTGGTTGATGGAACCAGGAAATCTAGCCGACCTATACCAACCGCTGTTGACGCTGACAAAGAGTTTAGTACCTTCTGGCGAGGCATCTGCTAAAGCCTTCTACGGAAATGCAGCCAAAGGATGGGTGGCACACATGATGACCAATGTCTGGAACTATACTGCTCCAGGAGAACATCCCTCGTGGGGAGCAACCAATACTGGTGGAGCATGGCTTTGCGCACATCTGTGGGATCATTATCAATTTATGGGAAACAATAAAACTCAAAATGGCTTATCTTATCTTAGGCAGATTTATCCCATATTAAAAGGTGCATCGGAATTCTTCCTCTCCACAATGATTGAAGAACCAACGCACGGCTGGCTGGTTACTGCTCCAAGTTCTTCGCCAGAAAACAGCTTCCTCACTAAAAACGGGAAAGATCCCGTCAGTATTTGCATGGGGCCTACCATGGACAACGAACTGATTAGGGAACTTTTCTCAAATGTAATAAAAGCTTCAAAGATTCTGGAATGTGATGAAGAGTATCGTAATCAATTAACTGTTGCTTCTCTTAAACTTCCTCCATTACAGGTAAGCAAAGAAGGTTATCTGATGGAATGGTTGGAAGATTACAAAGAGACAGATGTTCACCATCGACATGTATCTCACCTATACGGTCTGCACCCAGGAAATCAGATCACACTAAGTCAAACTCCCGACTTGGCAGAAGCATGCAAAATAACCCTTAACCGCAGAGGTGACGAAGCAACAGGATGGTCAAGAGCATGGAAAATGAATTTCTGGTCAAGACTGGGCGATGGCAATCGTGCATATAAATTATTCAAAAGCCTGCTCACTCCCAGTTATAAACCTGAATCGCATAACAATAGAGGCGGAGGAACATTTCCAAACCTATTTTGTGCACATCCACCTTTCCAGATTGACGGTAACTTTGGTGGTGCGGCAGGTATTATGGAAATGCTGATGCAAAGCCATGAAGGATTTATCAATCTACTCCCTGCTATACCAGATAGTTGGAAAGAAGGGAGTTTCAAAGGATTAAGAGCACGTAGTGGAGCTACTATAGATGCTAGCTGGAGCAATGGAAAACCTATACTTTGTACTATTCTGTCAACCTATGGTGGCACATATAAACTTAAAGTCCCTAAAGGTATTTCAACTGTACAAGTGAAAGGGAAAGAGATAAATAAAAAATTCAATATGGAGAGGTTTATTGAAATAACTATCAATAAAGGAGATAAAGTAGAAGTCTTGTTTAAGTAATTAATCAATTTCAGATATTTGTGTAAGGGGATGTTCCAGATGAACAATCCCTTTTTTATTTTATATTTTTACACAAGTATTGACAATCATGCAAAATAAAATATTTCTTTAGTTGTGGATAAGTATTAATATTTCAGATTAAAATAGATTATTGATAAAATTTAATTGCTTAATTACGATTTTAAGATTGAATGCTTTAAAATTTATTCCTACTTTTGTAACCAAATTATAAAAAGTAACATTAATGGAATACATTCAATTTATTATTAATTTTGCACTACACATAGATACCCAGTTACCTGCACTGGTAGCACAATACGGCACTTGGATTTATGCACTTCTTTTCTTCCTGATTTTTTGTGAAACCGGTCTTGTTATTACTCCTTTTTTGCCCGGAGACTCATTATTATTTGTGGCTGGTACCCTGGCCTCCATTTCCGCTAATAATATGAATATTCATATACTGATTCTAATGCTTATTATAGCGGCAGTTCTGGGAGATGCCTCCAATTATTTAATCGGACGTTACTTTGGTACAAAACTATTCAGCAATCCTAATTCAAAAATATTTAAACAAAGCTATCTGGACAAGACTCATGCTTTTTACGAAAAGTATGGCGGTAAAACAATCATCTTAGCCCGATTTGTACCAGTTGTCCGCACTTTCGCTCCGTTTGTTGCAGGTATGGGAAAAATGAGTTATCGACATTTTGCCCATTATAACATTGTAGGAGGAGTTATCTGGGTAGCATTAATAACTTATATTGGCTATTTTCTGGGAAGCTTAGAAATCGTTCAAAACAACTTAAAACTTTTGGTCATAGCAATTGTTCTAATTTCTATTCTTCCTGCTATTATAGAGGTTTTGAAAAATAGGCGATAAGAATTTAGTCGTTTAAAAGCAAACACAACACACTGGACAGATGTAATATACATTCTTTAGTAAGATATAAAAGCCCAATAGGGAATTTCTTTTTTTTGATTTGTTTTAATAATTAAGATAAATCGGCTATTATTAAATACTATGAATAGAAGAAGACCGTCATTTTTAAATAATCTCTTGTTTAGAGACTATCGTTTTATATTTTTCGTATGGATTATTACATCTGTAACATGCGGTGTTTTAAAATATACCAGAGGGTCATATAATAATTACCGCATTTTAAAGAATATATTCTGGCATGCCTATCATCAGTTACCATTATATATCCACTATCCTAAAGAATATTTCGATATTAGTCATTATGGTATATTTTTCAGCTCAGTAATTTGTCCGTTCTCTGTTCTTCCGGATATTGTGGGTTTAGTATTATGGGTTACCGCCAATGCATGGTTACTCTACTATGCCATACAAAAATTAGCCCTTAGAAGGAACCAACATTTATTTGTGTATCTATTCTGTATCATGGAGTTATTTAACTCACTTGCTTCACAGCAATTCAATGTAGGAATAGCAGCCTTTATTATCTTAGCTTATCATCTGATAGATCATAAAAGGGACTTTTGGGCAGCTTTCTTCATTATGCTGGGTACTTTTACCCAATTATATGGAATTGTAGGACTCGCTTTCCTACCCTTTTCAAGGAATAAAACAAGATTACTATCTTCATGCCTTTGCTGGGGTGTTATTATGTTTTTCCTGCCAATGATCTATACTTCACCAGATTATGTACTGACACAATATCACTCCTGGATAATAGATCTTATTGAAAAACATCATCAGAATCTTTTTGCTTATTACCAAAATATATCCTTACTAGGAATAGTTCGGAAAATAAGTGGCAGCAGTAGTTATTCAGACATCTGGCTGATTTTTTCAGGACTCATACTTTTATGTATCCCCTATTTTAGAATCAAGCAATACCGCTCTAAGAGTTTCAGAATGATGGCGCTGGCTTCCACATTACTCTTTGTAGTATTGTTTAGCACGGCAAGCGAATCGAGTTCTTACATTATTGCTATGATAGGAATTGCCATTTGGTATCTTAAGACTCCTTCAGAGACTAAAGCATTAAACCTTACTCTCCTGATCTTTGCCTTTTTCCTTACCGGAGTTTCGAGTAGTAACTTGTTTCCGGCCGAGGTACGAAAGATATTTATATTCCCGTTTGCACTGAAATCATTGCCTTGTATACTAATCTGGCTAAAGATTTGTTATGAGATGACTTTCCTGAATTTCTGTCTGAAAGAAGGAATTCCCAGAAGAGAAGAAAGTCCGCGTTTAATTCCAAACACCAATAATGAGATTGACATTGTTCTGTACTGTTACAATCCCCCGGCTAACTGGCAGGATATGCTTCATGAGAACACAAGAGAAATAAATAAGGCATTCCCTAATAAAGTATTTCACGTGATAGTTGTAAACGATGGGTCTACCATTCACATGAACGATGCTGAAATAGAAAAGTTTAAAGCTATTATGCCTCGGGCACAGCTTATTAGTTACACGGAAAGTAGAGGAAAAGGATACGCCATAAGAAAAGGGATGGAAAGTGCTTGCTCTTCCATGAGCATTTATTCAGACTGGACTCTTCCGTATGATAAGGAAAGTCTTGGGGCAGTGTTCCATAAGTTAGAGGAAGGATATGATGTAGTGGTGGCCGCACGGGCCAATCACTATTTCAGGCATTTCAACCTGAACACCTTACACAGCTATATGTCCATCCTTACACGAACACTGAACTGGATTGTTCTGGGCATAAGATTCAGTAACATTCAGGGAGCAGTCAAGGGAATGAACAGGAAAGGGAAAGAGCTCTTTTTGAAAACCACCATTAACCATTATCTTTTCGATACAGAATTTGTTTTCATGGCATCAAGAGAACGCAATCTGCATATTTGTGAAGTGAAAGCAAACTTACGCAAAGGAGCTTATGTCTCCTTTATGGGCATAAAGGCCGTGGGGCGTGAAATAACTAATTTTGTACGTATAGCACTGAAATAAAAAAAGAATCCCTTTTGTTACTATGACCAGGTAGTAGCAAAAGGGATTAATCTGATTCTGATTATTCTGTAATGGTTGAAACCTCAACCGGAAGAATAAATCCTCTCACCGGAAAGCGGTTCTTCTTTTCCAGATTACATTCATTAATTGCCTGAAGCATGTTTCGTGCACTCTCCTCTGTTGTGAACGAAAAGAAAAACACAGAATTATATTTTCCATTGGAGCTACCATACCAACTATCAAGCAAATTAGGACGATGAGTTTCTTTAAAGCCCGTAGTATCTGTTTTACTGAAGACTTTTACACCTGAATGAGTGAGCATCTCGGCCACTTTATCAGCATGTTCGGCCAGACTGGTTACAACTAATAGTTTCATAATATCTTTATTTATATTTATTACGCATTAATTTGAAATATAACAATGGAACTACCACCAGGGTAAGTAAA
The sequence above is drawn from the uncultured Bacteroides sp. genome and encodes:
- a CDS encoding glycoside hydrolase family 95 protein, which codes for MKKTLANFLLFYIALSASINIPIYAKESQRNTNPNLILHYNSPAKLWEETLPLGNGRLGMMPDGGIDKERIVLNDISMWSGSEANYNNPEAATYLPQIRELLLQGKNEEAQEVMYKHFVPVKPEKGGTFGSYQILGNLDIDYTYKKEAQKNSSDYNREASYERKLDLNNAVARTYFYKNGITYLREYFVSRTKDIIIIRISAPDVTGAISFKAVFNRPERASVSTDKNQLLMKGTLYSGMDGKDGISFLTKLRAKTHGGSVSVTNEGLEVKNANSVELYISAGTDFNLGGKQYKSLVDQLMASAYAISYNKIKNDHIADYKSYFNRVEFTVGNPNSMTAKLKLKQTTDERIRLFQTEDDPALAALYMQYGRYLFISSTRPGTLPPNLQGLWANTISTPWNGDYHLNINIQMNYWLMEPGNLADLYQPLLTLTKSLVPSGEASAKAFYGNAAKGWVAHMMTNVWNYTAPGEHPSWGATNTGGAWLCAHLWDHYQFMGNNKTQNGLSYLRQIYPILKGASEFFLSTMIEEPTHGWLVTAPSSSPENSFLTKNGKDPVSICMGPTMDNELIRELFSNVIKASKILECDEEYRNQLTVASLKLPPLQVSKEGYLMEWLEDYKETDVHHRHVSHLYGLHPGNQITLSQTPDLAEACKITLNRRGDEATGWSRAWKMNFWSRLGDGNRAYKLFKSLLTPSYKPESHNNRGGGTFPNLFCAHPPFQIDGNFGGAAGIMEMLMQSHEGFINLLPAIPDSWKEGSFKGLRARSGATIDASWSNGKPILCTILSTYGGTYKLKVPKGISTVQVKGKEINKKFNMERFIEITINKGDKVEVLFK
- a CDS encoding DedA family protein, whose translation is MEYIQFIINFALHIDTQLPALVAQYGTWIYALLFFLIFCETGLVITPFLPGDSLLFVAGTLASISANNMNIHILILMLIIAAVLGDASNYLIGRYFGTKLFSNPNSKIFKQSYLDKTHAFYEKYGGKTIILARFVPVVRTFAPFVAGMGKMSYRHFAHYNIVGGVIWVALITYIGYFLGSLEIVQNNLKLLVIAIVLISILPAIIEVLKNRR
- a CDS encoding glycosyltransferase 87 family protein translates to MNRRRPSFLNNLLFRDYRFIFFVWIITSVTCGVLKYTRGSYNNYRILKNIFWHAYHQLPLYIHYPKEYFDISHYGIFFSSVICPFSVLPDIVGLVLWVTANAWLLYYAIQKLALRRNQHLFVYLFCIMELFNSLASQQFNVGIAAFIILAYHLIDHKRDFWAAFFIMLGTFTQLYGIVGLAFLPFSRNKTRLLSSCLCWGVIMFFLPMIYTSPDYVLTQYHSWIIDLIEKHHQNLFAYYQNISLLGIVRKISGSSSYSDIWLIFSGLILLCIPYFRIKQYRSKSFRMMALASTLLFVVLFSTASESSSYIIAMIGIAIWYLKTPSETKALNLTLLIFAFFLTGVSSSNLFPAEVRKIFIFPFALKSLPCILIWLKICYEMTFLNFCLKEGIPRREESPRLIPNTNNEIDIVLYCYNPPANWQDMLHENTREINKAFPNKVFHVIVVNDGSTIHMNDAEIEKFKAIMPRAQLISYTESRGKGYAIRKGMESACSSMSIYSDWTLPYDKESLGAVFHKLEEGYDVVVAARANHYFRHFNLNTLHSYMSILTRTLNWIVLGIRFSNIQGAVKGMNRKGKELFLKTTINHYLFDTEFVFMASRERNLHICEVKANLRKGAYVSFMGIKAVGREITNFVRIALK